A genomic stretch from Hemicordylus capensis ecotype Gifberg chromosome 1, rHemCap1.1.pri, whole genome shotgun sequence includes:
- the HIVEP2 gene encoding transcription factor HIVEP2 — translation MDSGDTAVGQTTTSRSGETAKVPSRWRQEHAASVKMSTMGSLEGQTQIDPEHMGSPVSAQLFSSGKVVSSSDATQQATEKQYSQHLPSPYSCQHSLSFPQHSLPQGFLHNLKPHQSLEGRKWPFTGHLQPVASEDLFPFHLHGHSGNYSRKKMSSLNPAYSQFSQKCIEQQSEDGHKKEHKPKKPGKYICPYCSRACAKPSVLKKHIRSHTGERPYPCVPCGFSFKTKSNLYKHRKSHAHAIKAGLVPFTESAVSKLDLDASFIDVEAEIHSDGEQSTDTDEETSLLVEGSDKLSPVPQIPLDIASRSGFHASIEESLGSPMKVPILIIPKSGVQLACESSQYIGSDNLQNPSLSTKTDDSHTVKQRLALRLSEKKGQDSEQSLNLLSPHSKGSTDSGYFSRSESAEQQISPPNTNAKSYEEIIFGKFYRINQRTAQPLATANQDHNSVGRKGKVEPQTLANPRLDIKMFEERMSPNKEALLDPNKMSTVKSSQVFNDSSTESKHSQIVMSSIKNELSLYPGSHPGDPSLLLEPPADTNPLTRSNSMPTSSATNLNVPTALRGSHSFDERMTGSDDVFYPGTIGIPHQRMLIRQAAFELPSLQEGHSDSEYHGRMGKNIMVASSRSAVGEKGPGMRDKKFPAGERSFYEGDCSGKYYRKYEDYGPLKCSYRETPSLTGSKHGGEFYTESPTQLQAVPSTYGITFENRKRRIQKSVGDEEDTPSLCSGTTGSPMTGDFDPKSQIQEGPRSGYTFQSQDSSAHSHPERFEIYRPNLQSGSPATTLEESSLTTDQEKAVESLSRKGNVISVIQHTNSLSRPNSFERSESTELIASHQEKIYSSSETCESEIADSPMSPDRVQQTENADSKQSSSAQHTQPYHMQPRLVRQHNIQVPEIRVTEEPDKPEREKEVPAKEQERPAEEFQWPQRSETLSQLPAEKLPPKKKRLRLADLEHSSGESSFESTGTSLSRSPSQESNLSHSSSFSMSFEREDSIKFIMSTKPEDFGKQSEFLTVPAGSYSLSVPGHHQQKEMRRCSSEQMPCPHPAEIPEIRSKSFDYGNLSHASVAGAPPTTLSPARERKKCFLVRQASFSGSPEISQVDSSMEQNIKQEQMEHGHISLRSSQVAWPHSPSSVHSDDSGKQSAGSCAPRSTSLSPLAHTSIPQAPYIPSKYSAEQQHLFALQEKVPFLPIHNSLLQFPDPSVCMVHLPAQPLWPSELSQTHFPHHFVQQLHKSYTKQPFPTESHPGYHLEYAQEHIQKKTADYVHTKEQAYQRYSGTSGQYSKNALATYQPDCSIQSTDTSSEQQLQVDFETQNVGPVQSLPGTVVPVRIQTHVPSYGSVMYTSISQILAQSSSPAIVICKVNETLSQRTLATSATMHGIGFNIAQMLDQHGGLEKYPLWKAPQTLSLNLDSSIPLCLTSSSDTASTLGGNKRMLSPASSLELFMETKQQKRVKDEKMYGQIVEELSAVELTNSDIKKSFSRPQKPQLVRQSCTTEPKESVPSTLSSSPLSSSSSQDLPATNMPPTEPSSLSREKLPSFDSASPGQKSSGTSEDRESPEELDVDETASDMSLSPQRSLLPPGECQLEDQPKQQKLPLGMLVQMASQPSGKAVTSTILLTDLADFQHILQFPSLRTTTTVSWCFLNYTKPNFIQQATLKSSVYASWCISSCNPNPSGLSTKITLALLRSKQKNSTEIYTLAPMNRPGTGKLTSSSAWKQFTQMKQEPFFVYGSKFEKRVVGNVLKERIKGDSHGDKDIVSKQAEPMRIKIFEGGYKSNEDYVYVRGRGRGKYICEECGIRCKKPSMLKKHIRTHTDVRPYICKLCNFAFKTKGNLTKHMKSKAHMKKCLELGVSMTSVDDAETEEAENMEDTQHEAEKSNMTGTSTDHQFSDAEESDGEDGEDNDDDDEDDDDFDDTLGDSTPKTRSRSTSPQPPRFSSLSVNAATASYGGSPDSSVGHSSLISYLVTLPSIQVTQLLTPSDSCDDSQMTEYQRFFQNKSTDSEPDKDRLDIPSCMDEDYMVSLESNSSPRDFSSSSRQSSPGYDSSPYRDNSPKRYLMPKGDLSPRRHLSPRREISPISHISPRKEAVLRRELSPRRDASPRRHLSPRRPLSPGKDTSSLRDLSPRRERRYMASIRAASPRRGLYHNPILPMGQYLQSDSVPLGQSSSRPGLFQGLYFNVSGEKGVLEHHGSNLFPEGPTDYVFSHLPLHSQQQLRAPIPMMPIGGIQMVHSIPAALSGLHPPSVLPLPKEGSGEKKRAASETITKESCIISKHHEKRTCPHTLHTVVQASALSSPLLMMKKSTSEEGVVEREQEENIQTCTKAIASLRIATEEVLHGTEQLQRDSEPPQKPPESAHFSIKHFSGSEPGQICASATNPDLHSGEKDLFGTSQTALSHSTFYSKSSVDVRQLGYLSRKDSPSSTQEGKDPLSEKSKPQ, via the exons ATGGACTCTGGGGATACAGCTGTAGGGCAAACCACTACCTCAAGGTCTGGAGAAACAGCTAAAGTACCAAGTAGATGGAGGCAGGAGCATGCAGCCAGTGTTAAGATGAGCACGATGGGCAGCCTGGAAGGGCAGACACAAATAGACCCCGAACACATGGGAAGCCCTGTGTCGGCACAGCTTTTTAGTTCTGGGAAAGTGGTGTCATCCAGTGATGCTACCCAGCAAGCCACAGAGAAACAGTACTCACAGCACCTTCCAAGTCCATACTCCTGTCAGCATTCACTTTCTTTCCCTCAGCATTCGTTGCCACAAGGATTCTTGCACAACCTAAAGCCGCATCAGAGCCTGGAAGGCCGTAAATGGCCTTTTACTGGCCACCTGCAGCCAGTTGCCTCTGAGGATTTATTTCCATTTCACTTGCATGGCCATAGCGGAAATTACTCCAGAAAGAAAATGTCCAGTTTGAACCCTGCTTATAGCCAGTTTTCTCAAAAATGTATAGAGCAGCAGTCGGAAGATGGCCACAAGAAAGAACATAAACCCAAAAAGCCTGGCAAATACATTTGTCCTTACTGTAGCAGGGCTTGTGCCAAACCCAGTGTACTTAAGAAGCATATTAGGTCCCACACTGGGGAACGTCCATACCCTTGTGTCCCTTGTGGTTTCTCATTTAAGACAAAGAGCAATTTGTACAAGCACAGGAAATCGCATGCCCATGCAATTAAAGCAGGATTAGTACCTTTCACGGAGTCTGCTGTATCTAAATTGGATCTAGATGCTAGCTTTATTGATGTGGAAGCAGAGATTCATTCAGATGGAGAGCAGAGTACAGATACTGATGAAGAGACTTCATTACTTGTTGAAGGATCTGACAAACTGAGCCCAGTTCCGCAGATTCCATTGGACATTGCTAGCAGAAGTGGCTTTCATGCATCCATAGAAGAATCCTTGGGAAGCCCAATGAAAGTCCCCATTTTGATTATTCCTAAAAGTGGGGTGCAGTTAGCATGTGAAAGTTCTCAGTATATTGGGTCTGACAATCTGCAGAACCCATCATTAAGTACTAAGACTGATGATTCTCACACAGTTAAGCAGCGACTTGCACTAAGACTGTCTGAGAAGAAAGGGCAGGATTCTGAGCAGTCATTAAATCTCTTGAGCCCACATAGCAAAGGAAGCACTGATTCTGGCTATTTTTCACGCTCAGAAAGCGCAGAACAACAAATAAGTCCCCCCAATACTAATGCAAAGTCTTACGAAGAAATAATCTTTGGTAAATTCTATAGAATTAATCAAAGGACTGCACAGCCATTAGCGACAGCCAATCAGGATCATAACTCAGTGGGTAGAAAGGGCAAGGTGGAGCCACAAACTCTTGCAAACCCTAGATTAGACATCAAAATGTTTGAAGAGCGAATGTCCCCAAACAAAGAAGCACTACTTGATCCTAATAAAATGAGCACTGTCAAAAGTAGCCAAGTCTTTAATGACAGTAGTACAGAGTCCAAACATTCTCAGATTGTCATGTCATCTATTAAAAATGAATTGAGCCTTTATCCCGGAAGTCACCCAGGCGATCCATCTCTCCTTCTTGAACCTCCAGCAGATACAAATCCACTTACTCGAAGCAACTCTATGCCAACTTCATCTGCAACCAACTTGAATGTCCCAACAGCTTTAAGAGGAAGCCATTCATTTGATGAGAGGATGACTGGTTCAGATGATGTGTTTTATCCTGGGACAATAGGGATACCCCATCAGCGAATGTTAATAAGGCAAGCAGCCTTTGAGCTGCCTTCATTGCAGGAAGGACACTCAGATTCAGAGTACCATGGGAGAATGGGGAAGAACATCATGGTTGCTTCCAGCAGATCAGCTGTAGGAGAAAAAGGGCCAGGCATGAGAGACAAGAAATTTCCAGCAGGAGAAAGATCTTTTTATGAGGGGGATTGCTCTGGAAAATACTATAGAAAGTATGAAGATTACGGGCCTCTGAAATGCAGCTATAGAGAGACACCATCTTTGACTGGATCAAAGCATGGAGGAGAATTTTATACTGAATCACCCACACAGTTGCAGGCGGTGCCATCTACATATGGCATTACATTTGAAAACAGAAAGCGCAGAATACAGAAGAGTGTTGGAGATGAAGAAGACACCCCATCATTGTGCAGCGGTACTACTGGCAGTCCCATGACTGGTGATTTTGACCCCAAATCACAAATCCAGGAAGGACCAAGAAGTGGATACACCTTTCAAAGCCAAGACAGTTCTGCTCATTCTCATCCAGAGCGCTTTGAAATCTACAGACCCAACCTGCAGTCAGGAAGCCCAGCCACTACTTTAGAAGAAAGTTCCTTAACTACTGATCAAGAAAAGGCTGTGGAGAGTCTGAGTAGAAAAGGAAATGTAATCTCTGTCATCCAGCATACAAATTCATTAAGCCGACCAAATTCATTTGAAAGGTCTGAATCTACAGAGCTTATTGCCTCCCATCAAGAAAAAATTTACTCATCGTCTGAAACTTGTGAAAGTGAGATTGCAGATTCCCCAATGAGCCCAGATAGGGTTCAGCAGACAGAAAATGCTGACAGCAAACAATCTTCTTCAGCCCAGCATACTCAGCCATATCATATGCAGCCCAGACTGGTTCGCCAGCATAACATACAGGTACCTGAGATCCGTGTTACAGAAGAGCCAGATAAACCTGAGCGGGAGAAAGAAGTTCCGGCAAAAGAGCAAGAGAGGCCTGCAGAAGAGTTCCAGTGGCCACAGAGAAGTGAAACTCTTTCCCAACTCCCAGCTGAAAAGCTACCACCCAAGAAGAAGCGTTTGCGCCTTGCTGACTTGGAGCATTCTTCTGGAGAATCTAGCTTTGAGTCCACAGGGACAAGCTTATCCCGCAGCCCCAGTCAAGAGAGTAATTTGTCCCATAGTTCGAGTTTTTCAATGTCCTTTGAAAGGGAGGATAGCATTAAGTTCATCATGTCAACCAAGCCAGAGGATTTTGGGAAACAATCAGAGTTTTTAACCGTTCCAGCTGGTTCTTACTCACTCTCCGTCCCTGGGCATCACCAACAGAAAGAAATGAGACGTTGCTCCTCAGAACAGATGCCATGTCCTCACCCTGCTGAAATCCCAGAGATACGGAGTAAATCCTTTGATTATGGGAATCTGTCTCATGCATCTgtagcaggggctcctccaaccactCTATCCccagcaagagaaaggaagaagtgcTTTTTGGTTCGCCAGGCTTCTTTCAGTGGTTCCCCAGAGATTTCCCAGGTTGACTCGAGCATGGAACAAAATATAAAGCAAGAGCAAATGGAACACGGACATATCAGTCTTCGGTCTTCCCAAGTTGCTTGGCCTCATTCCCCCTCTTCTGTTCATTCAGATGACTCTGGGAAACAGTCTGCTGGTTCTTGTGCACCACGCAGCACTAGCTTGTCCCCACTTGCTCATACCTCAATCCCTCAAGCACCTTATATTCCAAGCAAATATTCAGCAGAACAGCAGCATCTATTTGCACTGCAAGAAAAAGTTCCCTTTCTCCCCATCCACAACTCGttgttgcagtttccagacccaTCTGTCTGCATGGTTCATTTGCcagcccagcccctgtggccatcCGAACTTTCACAGACTCACTTTCCACATCATTTTGTACAGCAGCTTCACAAATCGTACACCAAGCAACCTTTCCCAACAGAGAGTCACCCGGGTTACCATCTGGAATATGCTCAAGAGCATATCCAAAAGAAAACTGCTGATTATGTACATACTAAAGAGCAAGCCTATCAGCGTTACTCAGGAACATCTGGGCAGTATTCTAAAAATGCACTTGCAACATACCAGCCAGATTGTAGCATCCAATCAACAGATACCTCTTCTGAGCAGCAGCTACAGGTGGATTTTGAAACCCAGAATGTTGGACCTGTTCAGTCATTACCAGGTACAGTTGTTCCTGTCAGGATCCAGACCCACGTGCCATCCTATGGTAGTGTCATGTACACAAGCATTTCCCAGATTCTTGCTCAGAGTAGCAGCCCTGCTATTGTCATTTGCAAAGTAAATGAGACTCTTTCTCAAAGAACATTGGCAACAAGTGCAACCATGCATGGAATAGGATTTAACATAGCACAGATGTTAGATCAACATGGAGGATTGGAAAAATATCCCTTGTGGAAAGCACCTCAGACCCTGTCACTTAACCTAGACTCTTCCATCCCGTTATGCTTGACTTCCAGTTCAGATACGGCATCTACACTAGGTGGGAACAAGCGAATGCTTTCACCAGCAAGTAGCTTGGAACTCTTTATGGAGACCAAACAGCAAAAGAGAGTCAAGGATGAAAAAATGTATGGACAGATAGTTGAGGAGCTAAGTGCTGTAGAACTCACCAATTCAGACATAAAGAAAAGTTTTTCCAGACCACAGAAGCCTCAGCTGGTTAGGCAGAGCTGTACTACTGAGCCAAAAGAAAGTGTGCCGTCCACCTTGTCCTCGTCTCCATTGTCCTCTTCATCATCTCAAGATTTGCCAGCTACCAATATgcctcccactgagccttcctcatTGAGCAGGGAAAAGCTTCCCAGTTTTGATTCTGCTTCACCAGGACAGAAGTCCAGTGGCACTTCTGAAGACCGAGAGTCGCCAGAAGAATTGGATGTAGATGAAACTGCATCAGATATGAGTCTGAGCCCACAAAGGTCTTTGCTGCCCCCAGGGGAATGTCAGTTAGAAGACCAGCCCAAGCAACAGAAATTGCCACTTGGTATGTTAGTACAAATGGCATCCCAACCAAGTGGGAAAGCAGTGACCTCAACTATTCTCCTGACGGATCTTGCTGACTTCCAGCACATTCTACAGTTTCCTAGCTTGCGTACCACCACAACTGTGAGCTGGTGTTTCTTAAACTATACAAAGCCGAATTTTATTCAGCAAGCAACCCTGAAATCCTCTGTTTATGCTTCATGGTGCATTAGTTCATGCAACCCAAATCCATCAGGATTGAGTACAAAGATTACCCTTGCACTTCTACGGTCCAAGCAGAAAAACAGCACAGAAATCTACACACTGGCTCCCATGAATAGACCTGGAACTGGGAAACTGACATCATCAAGTGCATGGAAACAGTTTACTCAG ATGAAACAGGAGCCATTCTTTGTATATGGCAGCAAGTTTGAAAAGAGAGTAGTGGGAAATGTTCTCAAAGAAAGAATTAAAGGAGACAGCCATGGCGATAAAGATATTGTTTCCAAACAAGCTGAGCCAATGAGAATTAAAATCTTTGAAGGAGG GTATAAATCCAATGAGGATTATGTATATGTCAGAGGACGGGGACGGGGAAAGTACATTTGTGAAGAATGTGGGATTCGGTGCAAAAAGCCAAGCATGCTCAAGAAACATATCCGCACCCATACCGATGTACGGCCTTATATATGCAAGCTGTGTAATTTTGCCTTCAAAACAAAAG GAAATCTGACAAAACATATGAAATCTAAAGCACACATGAAAAAATGCCTGGAGTTGGGGGTATCAATGACATCTGTGGATGATGCTGAAACAGAAGAAGCAG AAAATATGGAAGACACACAGCACGAAGCTGAAAAGAGTAACATGACTGGCACATCAACTGATCATCAGTTCTCTGATGCTGAAGAATCAGATGGAGAGGATGGAGAGGATAATGACGACGacgatgaagatgatgatgattttgatgACACTCTTGGAGACTCAACACCAAAAACAAGATCACGAAGCACTAGCCCCCAACCGCCCAGATTCTCCTCACTGTCTGTCAATGCTGCTACGGCATCCTATGGGGGTTCTCCTGACAGTTCAGTGGGACATTCCTCATTGATAAGTTATTTGGTCACTTTACCTAGCATTCAGGTTACTCAGCTCCTAACACCAAGTGACTCTTGTGATGATTCGCAGATGACAGAATATCAAAGGTTTTTTCAGAACAAAAGTACAGATTCAGAGCCTGATAAAGACAGACTTGATATTCCTAGCTGCATGGATGAAGACTACATGGTTTCTTTGGAGTCCAACTCATCTCCTAGGGACTTTTCATCCTCCAGCCGACAGTCATCACCAGGGTATGATTCTTCACCATACAGAGATAATTCACCAAAGAGGTATTTGATGCCCAAAGGGGATTTGTCACCTAGAAGGCATTTATCACCAAGGAGAGAGATTTCACCCATCAGTCACATTTCACCGAGGAAAGAAGCTGTACTCAGGAGGGAGTTATCGCCCCGGAGAGATGCATCTCCAAGACGTCATTTGTCACCAAGAAGACCATTGTCACCTGGAAAAGACACATCTTCTCTCAGAGACCTGTCTCCACGAAGGGAACGAAGGTATATGGCCTCTATTAGAGCAGCATCACCCCGAAGAGGCTTGTACCATAACCCAATATTGCCCATGGGCCAGTATTTGCAGTCAGACTCAGTTCCATTGGGACAGTCG AGCTCAAGACCAGGATTATTCCAGGGTCTTTATTTCAACGTGTCTGGAGAGAAGGGAGTTCTGGAGCATCATGGGTCTAACCTGTTTCCTGAGGGTCCTACTGACTATGTCTTCAGTCACCTTCCACTACACTCCCAACAGCAGCTTCGTGCACCCATCCCCATGATGCCTATTGGGGGCATTCAAATGGTCCATTCAATACCTGCAGCCCTATCAGGTTTGCATCCTCCGTCTGTCTTGCCCCTCCCCAAAGAGGGCTCTGGTGAGAAGAAAAGGGCAGCTTCAGAGACCATTACTAAAGAATCATGTATCATTTCTAAACACCATGAGAAACGTACCTGTCCCCACACTTTGCATACAGTGGTTCAAGCCAGTGCATTGTCCTCTCCACTGCTGATGATGAAAAAGAGCACTTCAGAAGAAGGCGTCGTTGagagggagcaggaggagaacatACAGACTTGTACAAAAGCCATAGCCTCTCTCCGAATTGCCACAGAGGAAGTACTACATGGGACAGAGCAGTTGCAAAGGGATTCTGAGCCTCCTCAGAAACCCCCAGAAAGTGCACATTTTAGCATTAAACACTTTAGTGGCTCTGAGCCAGGCCAGATCTGTGCCTCAGCCACCAACCCTGACTTGCACAGTGGCGAAAAGGACCTTTTTGGTACATCACAGACTGCATTATCTCATTCCACCTTTTACAGCAAAAGCAGTGTGGATGTCAGACAGTTAGGCTACCTTAGTAGGAAAGATTCCCCATCAAGCACACAGGAAGGAAAAGATCCACTCTCTGAAAAAAGCAAACCACAGTGA